The following proteins come from a genomic window of Paenibacillus spongiae:
- a CDS encoding ABC transporter permease yields the protein MVWQTIWGQIVDLTLVAVLLRVMTPILLASLGGLISDIGGVINIGLEGLMLLSAFTSIAVGSSTGNWAVGVLAGVATSVLVSYGMGFFSLKMKVDIIITGFAVNIFGSGFTIFLMSKLYGMTGNYSPSGAPRIPTVNIPFIEDVPVLGKLLSGHSLMVWIALFSVIFCIFLIYRTPYGVHLRSVGEAPYAAQSLGIPAKRIQYSALAWSGVFAGLAGAFLSNGLTNMFVKDMTAGTGFLALAVVLLGNRNPIGILIGSLIFGLASALATIVQTVPNSPIPSQFIQMIPYVVTIAVLVFFALRNKRRLATMP from the coding sequence ATGGTGTGGCAAACGATTTGGGGCCAAATCGTGGACCTGACGCTGGTTGCTGTCCTGCTTCGCGTCATGACGCCGATTCTGTTGGCTTCATTGGGCGGACTGATCTCGGATATCGGCGGCGTCATCAACATTGGCCTGGAGGGTTTGATGCTGTTGTCGGCATTCACCTCGATTGCGGTCGGCTCCAGTACGGGCAACTGGGCGGTCGGCGTGCTCGCCGGCGTTGCGACATCCGTGCTGGTCAGCTACGGGATGGGATTCTTCTCGCTTAAGATGAAAGTCGATATTATCATTACGGGATTCGCGGTGAACATCTTCGGATCCGGCTTTACGATTTTCTTGATGAGCAAGCTCTATGGCATGACCGGTAACTATTCGCCGTCCGGAGCTCCGCGTATTCCGACCGTGAATATACCGTTCATCGAGGATGTACCGGTGCTGGGCAAGCTGCTCAGCGGGCACAGCCTGATGGTCTGGATTGCGCTCTTCTCGGTTATATTCTGCATCTTCTTGATTTACCGGACGCCATACGGCGTGCATCTCCGTTCCGTCGGAGAGGCGCCATATGCCGCCCAGTCGCTCGGGATACCGGCGAAGCGGATTCAATATTCCGCGCTTGCTTGGAGCGGAGTTTTCGCAGGCTTGGCCGGCGCCTTCCTATCCAATGGATTAACGAATATGTTCGTTAAGGACATGACGGCCGGTACCGGCTTCCTCGCGCTTGCCGTCGTCTTGCTCGGCAACCGGAACCCGATCGGGATTCTGATCGGATCGCTTATCTTCGGCCTGGCCAGCGCGCTGGCCACGATCGTTCAGACCGTGCCGAATTCGCCGATCCCAAGCCAATTCATTCAGATGATTCCTTATGTCGTGACGATTGCCGTACTCGTGTTCTTCGCGCTGCGGAATAAGCGACGACTAGCCACTATGCCATAA
- a CDS encoding nucleoside hydrolase yields the protein MSGAERRKIIIDCDPGHDDAIAILLGAANPNVELIGITTVAGNAEVEKTTVNALKVCEIAGLQELPVAKGAGQPLVRKRETAADIHGDSGMDGPSLPDPVKTITGEHAVDFIIRQLLASEGDITLVPVGPLTNIAMAMRKEPAILPKIREIVLMGGGTIGNWTPAAEFNIFVDAEAAKVVFESGVPLTMFGLDLTHKALATPEIQERIRAIGNPVSDFVEELLQFFMHTYKEVFGFDGAPIHDACCVAYCIDPSVFTCRKLHVDIETQGEHTYGMTVVDMLGVTGKEPNVNVALELDTARFWDMMIGTLTSYSKKN from the coding sequence ATGAGCGGTGCAGAAAGAAGAAAAATCATCATCGATTGCGATCCTGGGCATGATGATGCGATTGCGATATTGCTTGGAGCAGCCAATCCGAACGTGGAGCTGATCGGCATCACAACCGTTGCAGGGAATGCGGAAGTGGAGAAAACGACCGTCAACGCGCTCAAGGTATGCGAAATCGCGGGACTGCAGGAGCTGCCTGTCGCCAAAGGCGCAGGACAACCGCTTGTAAGGAAGCGCGAAACGGCGGCCGATATTCACGGCGACAGCGGTATGGACGGTCCTTCGCTGCCGGATCCGGTGAAGACCATCACCGGAGAGCATGCCGTTGATTTCATCATCCGGCAGCTGCTTGCTTCCGAAGGGGATATTACGCTCGTACCAGTCGGCCCGCTAACGAATATCGCGATGGCTATGCGGAAGGAGCCGGCCATTCTGCCGAAGATCCGCGAGATCGTCCTTATGGGGGGCGGTACGATCGGCAACTGGACGCCGGCAGCGGAGTTTAACATTTTCGTCGATGCCGAAGCGGCCAAGGTTGTCTTCGAGAGCGGCGTCCCGCTTACGATGTTCGGATTGGATTTGACGCATAAGGCGCTGGCGACCCCCGAAATTCAGGAGCGGATTAGGGCCATCGGGAATCCGGTATCGGATTTCGTTGAGGAGCTGCTGCAATTTTTCATGCATACGTACAAGGAAGTATTCGGCTTCGACGGCGCGCCGATTCACGACGCCTGCTGCGTCGCGTATTGCATCGATCCGTCCGTGTTCACCTGCCGCAAGCTGCACGTGGATATCGAGACGCAGGGCGAGCATACGTATGGCATGACGGTCGTGGACATGCTCGGCGTAACGGGTAAGGAGCCGAATGTAAATGTCGCGCTGGAGCTGGATACGGCGAGATTCTGGGATATGATGATCGGCACGCTAACGAGTTACTCCAAGAAGAACTAA
- a CDS encoding DUF2524 domain-containing protein, whose product MLDNLESRYDCANSSEDLHQLKQELASLRGQGSSNLEAQEKINRLENQISFIMNKCDIRS is encoded by the coding sequence ATGCTCGACAATTTGGAGAGCCGCTACGACTGCGCCAACTCGAGTGAGGATCTGCATCAGCTCAAGCAGGAACTCGCTTCGCTTCGGGGACAAGGCTCGAGCAATTTGGAGGCGCAGGAGAAGATCAATCGGCTAGAAAATCAAATTTCGTTTATTATGAACAAATGCGACATCCGTTCCTAA
- a CDS encoding NAD(P)/FAD-dependent oxidoreductase yields MREMTCVVIGGGYAGIHAVKAIQKSLREKSGKGTVRIVLIDKNPYHLRKVLLFKPAAGDHDIKIPLIQLFPEEVEIIQVAVTAVETGVKRLLYQDADGNEHAMNYDILVLAAGSVVRQPDSEQGGIALTGLEAAMKIRAAWRMNLTKAAGETNDEERRRLMTVAVAGAGISGIETSAELAYSVQADAKALGLDPDDVTVRLFNAHDRLFGQGPAKVGHKLEQLLAASGVTVLHRSKVMKEKDGKLTLSDGKTAPAGLCVWTLGLAPSPMLSRIGLPLTPDGYVAVDASYRVQGFPGVYSIGDCAQIVDPASGQADGKTCKEATAQAARLGKIVLADMEGRPAPSHKSFMDFFCFGLGPEQGIVWTRQWGLDLIFTGRLGWQIRKYTWDIASLLK; encoded by the coding sequence ATGAGAGAAATGACATGCGTCGTAATTGGCGGAGGCTATGCGGGCATTCATGCCGTTAAAGCGATTCAGAAATCGCTCCGGGAAAAATCGGGCAAAGGAACGGTTCGAATCGTTCTAATCGACAAGAACCCTTACCATCTTCGCAAAGTGCTGCTCTTCAAGCCCGCGGCCGGAGACCACGATATTAAGATTCCGCTGATCCAGCTGTTTCCCGAGGAAGTTGAAATCATACAGGTTGCCGTTACAGCCGTCGAAACCGGGGTGAAACGGTTGTTATACCAGGATGCCGACGGCAATGAGCATGCCATGAACTATGATATTCTCGTGCTGGCGGCCGGCAGTGTCGTGCGGCAGCCCGACTCCGAACAGGGCGGCATAGCGCTTACGGGCTTGGAAGCGGCGATGAAGATACGCGCAGCTTGGCGCATGAATCTAACGAAAGCGGCCGGGGAAACGAATGACGAAGAGCGCAGGCGATTAATGACGGTCGCCGTTGCGGGGGCCGGCATAAGCGGTATCGAGACATCCGCGGAGCTGGCGTACTCTGTCCAAGCAGATGCGAAGGCGCTCGGTTTGGATCCGGACGACGTGACGGTAAGGCTGTTCAATGCGCATGACCGGCTTTTCGGCCAGGGACCGGCTAAGGTAGGGCATAAGCTGGAACAGCTGCTTGCCGCTAGCGGAGTTACGGTCTTGCACAGGAGCAAGGTGATGAAGGAGAAGGACGGGAAGCTAACCTTATCGGACGGCAAGACGGCGCCGGCCGGCCTATGCGTGTGGACATTGGGGCTTGCGCCAAGCCCCATGCTGAGCAGGATCGGGCTGCCGCTCACGCCGGATGGTTACGTTGCCGTAGATGCAAGCTACCGGGTTCAAGGCTTTCCAGGCGTTTACAGTATCGGCGATTGCGCGCAAATCGTAGATCCCGCCAGCGGACAGGCGGACGGGAAGACCTGCAAGGAAGCGACCGCCCAAGCGGCACGGCTCGGCAAGATCGTGCTGGCGGATATGGAAGGGCGGCCGGCACCGTCGCATAAGAGCTTCATGGACTTCTTTTGTTTCGGGCTGGGGCCGGAGCAGGGGATCGTATGGACGCGGCAATGGGGGCTGGACCTGATCTTCACGGGAAGACTCGGCTGGCAAATTCGAAAGTATACATGGGATATAGCCAGTTTGTTAAAATAG
- a CDS encoding ABC transporter ATP-binding protein, with product MPILLEMKNIHKVYPNGTAANRGVDLTVHEGEIHALVGENGAGKSTLMKILFGLEAPTDGTIEYKGHAVTFDGPRDAIKQGMGMVHQHFMLAPSLTVSENIVLGDEPKRGPFSLLRDRTKEFKDVEHLIKTYGLKVNMQAKVESIPVGQKQRVEILKVLYRGAKLIILDEPTAVLTPQETDELFDSIKALVSEGHTIIFITHKLREVMEISNRITVLRAGKSIATLNTKETNQEEISRLMVGRDVLFRVDKIPAEPKDTVLSVRKLGALDDKGADALRGVSFDIRGGEVLGVAGVEGNGQTELVEVITGLRKATSGEVRYQNKDLLSASVAEIRRMKVGHVPEDRQTAGASLTSSIAENLILDHYRNPEFKWGPFINQKKVKQFAKIMMETFDVRAQSEETMAGALSGGNLQKVVVARELSKNPLLLIASQPTRGVDIGAIEFIHREIIKRRDGGAAVMVVSAELSEVMALSDRIIVLYDGEIVAVLDNTPDLTEQEIGYYMLGIKKQELEATR from the coding sequence ATGCCAATTTTACTCGAGATGAAAAATATCCACAAGGTGTATCCGAATGGAACCGCAGCGAACCGGGGCGTCGATCTGACTGTTCACGAAGGTGAAATTCACGCCTTGGTCGGCGAGAACGGGGCCGGCAAATCCACCTTGATGAAAATTTTGTTCGGGCTCGAAGCGCCGACGGACGGCACGATCGAATACAAGGGACATGCGGTTACCTTCGACGGGCCAAGAGATGCAATCAAGCAAGGGATGGGCATGGTGCATCAGCACTTCATGCTGGCGCCTTCCTTGACGGTGTCGGAGAATATCGTGCTTGGCGATGAGCCGAAGAGAGGCCCGTTCTCGCTGCTCCGCGACCGTACGAAGGAATTCAAGGATGTGGAGCATCTGATCAAGACGTATGGCTTGAAAGTGAATATGCAGGCCAAAGTCGAATCCATTCCGGTGGGACAGAAGCAGCGGGTGGAAATTCTGAAGGTGCTGTACCGGGGCGCGAAGCTCATTATTCTGGATGAGCCGACGGCGGTTCTGACGCCACAGGAAACGGATGAGCTGTTCGATTCCATCAAGGCGCTGGTTAGCGAGGGGCATACGATTATTTTCATTACGCACAAGCTGCGCGAGGTAATGGAGATTTCAAACCGCATTACCGTGCTGCGGGCCGGCAAATCGATTGCGACCCTGAACACGAAGGAGACGAATCAGGAAGAAATCTCGCGCCTGATGGTCGGCCGGGATGTCTTGTTCCGGGTCGATAAAATTCCGGCGGAGCCGAAAGATACGGTGCTGTCCGTCCGCAAACTCGGCGCATTGGACGATAAGGGCGCGGATGCGTTAAGAGGGGTATCCTTCGACATTCGCGGGGGCGAGGTTCTTGGCGTTGCCGGCGTGGAAGGGAACGGCCAGACGGAGCTGGTCGAGGTCATTACCGGGCTGCGCAAGGCAACTTCGGGCGAAGTCCGCTATCAGAACAAGGATTTGCTCAGCGCAAGCGTTGCGGAGATCCGCCGGATGAAGGTCGGGCACGTACCCGAGGACCGGCAAACCGCAGGCGCCAGCTTAACGTCCAGCATTGCGGAAAATCTGATTCTGGATCATTATCGGAACCCGGAGTTCAAGTGGGGGCCATTCATCAATCAGAAGAAAGTGAAGCAGTTCGCCAAAATCATGATGGAAACCTTCGATGTCCGGGCACAGAGCGAAGAAACGATGGCGGGTGCGCTGTCGGGCGGTAACCTCCAGAAGGTTGTCGTCGCGCGGGAGCTGTCCAAGAACCCGCTGCTGCTCATCGCATCGCAGCCGACGCGCGGGGTCGATATCGGCGCAATCGAATTCATCCATCGCGAAATTATCAAGCGTCGCGATGGCGGTGCGGCCGTCATGGTCGTATCGGCCGAATTGTCCGAAGTCATGGCATTGAGCGACCGGATTATCGTTCTCTATGACGGCGAGATCGTGGCGGTTCTCGACAACACGCCGGACTTGACCGAGCAAGAGATCGGCTATTACATGCTGGGCATCAAGAAGCAGGAACTGGAGGCGACGAGATGA
- a CDS encoding ABC transporter permease has protein sequence MKSSKALFLEIGGILAAVVTALLCGFVVILLTSSEPFTAISALLLDPLSSTFNIGTILNKAVPLILTGLALSVVFQSGVFSMGAEGQLYIGAFVGALAGVYLPDLSPWIHFPLVIVCALLGGALFGAIPGVLKAYLNANEIVTTLMLNFVAILTTSYFVNNQLKAASGGGYAKMDNISKDILLPKLFPGMAAHAGILIAVAAVIIVYLLMYKTSIGYELRLVGKNGHFARYGGIATRKVIVVSVMISGALAGLAGIVEVLGIHGTFKENFSANLGFDGIIIALLARNHPIGVLIAALFYAYIQVGAQTMQFGSDMPREVAVIIQVMLVLLVSAQAIFTYIKQRYARSGQKAVK, from the coding sequence ATGAAATCGTCCAAAGCATTATTTTTGGAGATAGGCGGAATCTTGGCGGCGGTTGTGACGGCACTGCTCTGCGGATTCGTCGTCATTCTGCTGACGAGCAGCGAGCCCTTCACGGCGATTAGCGCGCTGCTCCTTGATCCGCTATCCAGCACGTTCAATATCGGAACGATCCTCAACAAGGCCGTTCCGCTTATTCTGACAGGTCTCGCGCTCTCCGTCGTATTCCAATCCGGCGTGTTCAGCATGGGTGCGGAAGGCCAGCTGTACATCGGCGCCTTCGTCGGAGCGCTTGCCGGCGTCTATTTGCCGGATTTGAGCCCGTGGATTCATTTTCCGCTCGTTATTGTCTGCGCGCTCTTGGGCGGGGCCCTGTTCGGAGCGATACCGGGCGTGCTGAAGGCGTATTTGAACGCAAACGAGATCGTGACGACGCTGATGCTCAACTTCGTGGCGATTCTGACCACGTCCTATTTCGTCAATAACCAGCTGAAGGCGGCAAGTGGCGGCGGATACGCCAAGATGGATAATATCAGCAAAGATATTCTTCTGCCGAAGCTCTTTCCCGGCATGGCTGCCCACGCCGGAATTCTGATCGCGGTGGCGGCGGTCATTATCGTCTACCTGCTGATGTACAAGACATCCATCGGGTATGAGCTGCGATTGGTCGGGAAGAATGGCCACTTCGCCCGTTATGGCGGGATCGCTACGCGCAAAGTCATCGTGGTCAGCGTCATGATCAGCGGTGCGCTGGCCGGATTGGCCGGAATTGTAGAGGTACTCGGCATTCACGGGACGTTCAAGGAGAATTTCTCGGCAAATCTCGGTTTCGACGGGATCATCATCGCCCTGCTTGCCCGCAACCATCCGATCGGCGTTCTGATCGCAGCGCTGTTCTACGCTTATATTCAGGTAGGCGCGCAAACGATGCAGTTCGGAAGCGACATGCCACGCGAGGTTGCCGTTATCATCCAGGTTATGCTCGTACTTCTTGTATCGGCGCAGGCGATTTTCACTTATATCAAACAAAGATATGCCAGATCCGGGCAGAAGGCGGTGAAGTAA
- the rbsK gene encoding ribokinase — translation MNAQIVVVGSLNMDMVVSLNHRPARGETVLGSDFFMNAGGKGANQAVAASKLGATVAMIGKVGSDLFGEQLLANLAEAGVDCHAIETITEDATGVAFVTLDSEGDNSIVVAPGANLRLTPEDVERHEELIKQAKLLMVQLEVPLETVKAAIAIARRYKVPVLLDPAPAQTLSEELLGLVDYIVPNETEIKQLTGIHVHDQVTAKLAAVELLRKGVTTVFAKLGEKGIVVVNANRTFFVESYEVDAVDSTAAGDAFAGAVGTAIVGGKDIWAAAKFASAIGALTVTRKGAQASMPSLEEAEQFIKQEAHN, via the coding sequence ATGAATGCACAAATAGTTGTAGTCGGCAGTTTAAATATGGACATGGTCGTCAGTCTGAACCATCGCCCCGCTCGGGGGGAAACCGTGCTCGGCAGCGACTTCTTCATGAACGCTGGCGGCAAGGGAGCCAACCAGGCCGTAGCGGCGAGCAAGCTTGGCGCCACAGTGGCCATGATCGGGAAAGTAGGCTCGGATCTGTTCGGGGAACAGCTGCTTGCCAATCTGGCGGAAGCCGGGGTCGATTGTCATGCGATCGAGACCATAACGGAGGACGCAACAGGCGTAGCGTTCGTCACGCTGGATTCGGAAGGCGACAACAGCATCGTCGTTGCTCCCGGCGCCAACCTTCGGCTGACCCCGGAGGATGTTGAGCGGCATGAAGAGCTGATCAAGCAGGCGAAGCTGCTCATGGTCCAGCTCGAGGTTCCGCTGGAGACCGTGAAGGCAGCGATTGCGATTGCCAGACGTTACAAGGTTCCCGTCCTGCTGGACCCGGCTCCTGCGCAGACGCTGTCGGAGGAGCTGCTCGGCCTGGTCGATTACATCGTCCCGAACGAGACGGAAATCAAGCAGTTGACCGGCATACATGTCCATGATCAAGTAACCGCCAAGCTTGCGGCCGTCGAGCTGCTCCGCAAGGGCGTCACGACGGTGTTCGCAAAGCTGGGGGAGAAGGGGATCGTCGTCGTCAACGCGAACCGCACCTTCTTCGTGGAGTCATACGAAGTGGATGCGGTGGATTCCACGGCTGCGGGAGATGCTTTCGCCGGCGCGGTGGGTACGGCAATCGTCGGCGGCAAAGACATCTGGGCGGCGGCGAAGTTCGCTTCCGCCATCGGCGCGCTCACGGTGACGCGCAAGGGGGCGCAAGCCTCCATGCCGAGCCTGGAGGAAGCCGAACAGTTCATTAAGCAGGAAGCACACAATTAG
- the sigJ gene encoding RNA polymerase sigma factor SigJ, whose protein sequence is MQELYKQYKNLLFTLAYQLTGSASDAEDAVQDVFVKAYDVNLDLVAEPKAYLCKMVTNRCLDVMKSARRRREQYFGEWLPEPILTPEDDSLETVIRGELLSYAMLVLLERLSPAERAVFVLREALGFDYPVIAELIGKSEVNCRKLISRARGKMGIGLEEPIRAESGGEEWVRRFLSALHEGQVDTVVSLLAEDAALISDGGGKATAAINRIESRDHVIRFLIGIIRKYPQYSEDVQLEDINGQTGVVIRSEGRIETILLFSFEDDVIRNLYFIRNPDKLTI, encoded by the coding sequence ATGCAGGAGCTATACAAGCAGTATAAGAATCTGCTGTTTACGCTTGCCTATCAATTGACCGGTTCGGCCTCCGACGCGGAGGATGCGGTACAGGACGTATTTGTTAAAGCCTACGATGTCAATCTGGATCTTGTTGCCGAGCCGAAAGCCTACTTGTGCAAAATGGTGACGAACCGCTGCCTGGATGTGATGAAATCGGCCAGGCGGCGTAGGGAGCAGTATTTCGGCGAGTGGCTTCCCGAACCGATTCTTACGCCGGAGGATGATTCGCTGGAAACGGTTATCCGCGGCGAACTGCTGTCGTATGCGATGCTTGTGCTGCTGGAGAGGCTGTCTCCGGCGGAACGGGCCGTATTCGTCCTTCGCGAAGCGCTCGGCTTCGATTACCCGGTCATTGCCGAGCTGATTGGCAAGAGCGAAGTGAATTGCCGCAAGCTGATCAGCCGTGCGAGAGGGAAGATGGGCATCGGCCTTGAGGAACCGATACGCGCCGAATCGGGAGGAGAGGAATGGGTCCGCCGGTTTCTATCAGCTCTTCATGAGGGGCAAGTGGACACGGTAGTATCGCTGCTGGCGGAAGATGCTGCGCTCATCTCGGATGGAGGAGGCAAAGCAACCGCCGCAATCAATCGTATTGAATCGCGCGATCATGTCATCCGGTTCCTTATTGGCATTATCCGTAAATATCCGCAATACAGCGAAGACGTTCAGCTCGAAGATATCAACGGCCAGACAGGGGTTGTTATCCGCTCAGAAGGGCGGATCGAGACGATTCTGCTCTTCAGTTTCGAGGATGATGTCATACGGAATCTGTATTTCATTCGAAACCCGGATAAACTGACGATCTGA
- a CDS encoding BMP family lipoprotein: MKTKKFSVVGVIFLSIALLLSACGGKNTNNGTAPAPSETGGGEQISAVYFVNSTLGDKSFFDSAEAGMKRAVKELGIKAKTVEGGTNQADWAASLESLVSSGNYNVVVVGTSQMKDITIDLAGRYPDVKFIFFDDTIDGVPNIYSMLYSQSEGSFLAGAFGALVTTSTELKGANPEKVIGFVGGMDIPIINDFKSGYEQGAHYVDKDVKVVASYVGDFSNAPKGKELTMAQINSQKADIVFNVASAAGLGTLEGANEKGVYSIGVDANQNPLYPGSVLTSMLKNVDQSIFRAFELMQKGELKLGSSEVLGMKEGGVGLSKDELYEQHVPQSIKDKMVEIEDKLSKGEITVKSSL, from the coding sequence ATGAAAACCAAAAAGTTCAGCGTAGTCGGCGTTATCTTCCTCTCGATCGCATTGCTCCTCAGCGCATGCGGCGGCAAGAATACCAACAACGGGACTGCTCCAGCGCCATCCGAAACGGGGGGCGGCGAGCAAATTAGCGCGGTCTACTTCGTAAACAGCACATTGGGCGATAAGAGCTTCTTCGACTCCGCGGAAGCCGGTATGAAAAGGGCCGTTAAAGAGCTCGGCATCAAGGCCAAGACGGTCGAAGGCGGCACGAACCAAGCGGACTGGGCGGCAAGCTTGGAGTCCCTCGTTTCCAGCGGCAACTACAACGTTGTCGTCGTCGGCACGAGCCAAATGAAAGATATTACGATTGACCTGGCAGGACGTTATCCGGACGTGAAATTTATCTTCTTCGACGATACGATCGACGGCGTTCCGAATATCTATTCCATGCTGTACTCCCAGAGCGAAGGTTCGTTCCTGGCAGGCGCATTCGGCGCGTTGGTTACAACCAGCACAGAGCTGAAAGGCGCAAATCCGGAGAAAGTGATCGGCTTCGTCGGCGGTATGGATATTCCGATTATCAATGACTTCAAATCCGGTTACGAGCAAGGCGCGCATTATGTTGACAAAGACGTGAAGGTCGTTGCTTCTTATGTCGGGGATTTCTCCAACGCTCCGAAGGGCAAGGAATTGACGATGGCGCAAATTAACTCGCAGAAAGCGGATATCGTATTTAACGTAGCTTCTGCAGCAGGATTGGGCACACTGGAAGGAGCCAATGAAAAAGGCGTATATTCCATCGGCGTTGACGCCAACCAAAACCCGCTGTACCCGGGAAGCGTACTGACATCGATGCTGAAGAACGTCGATCAGTCCATCTTCCGCGCTTTTGAATTGATGCAGAAAGGCGAATTGAAGTTAGGCTCGAGCGAAGTGCTCGGCATGAAAGAAGGCGGCGTCGGCCTGTCGAAGGACGAGCTGTACGAGCAGCACGTACCGCAATCGATCAAAGACAAGATGGTTGAGATCGAGGATAAGCTGTCCAAGGGCGAAATTACGGTTAAATCGTCTCTGTAG
- a CDS encoding LacI family DNA-binding transcriptional regulator: MKPTILHVAERAQVSKATVSRVLNNNPQVKEEIKERVLQAIEELGYRPSAIARNLATSRTNMIGLILPDITNPYFPVLARGIEDAAHRLGYALFISNTDNEPALEREYIRKMVEQQVGGIILISSVMDEETVSDLSSLRMPIVLCDRVIDNAPFDAVLIDDYKAAYEAVNYLIGQGHTRIAHLAGPKDIQSAENRKNGYLDAMREANLEPFISLGSFSYESGLHQMGAVLDDYRPTALFASNDLLALGAMQEIHRRGMSVPQNVAIIGCDDIPFSRMSRPLLSTISIPAYQIGVTAVQLLDDQIKGVSSGAKNVIMEHKLIHRETSGGVDQK; encoded by the coding sequence ATGAAACCGACCATTCTTCACGTGGCGGAGCGGGCACAGGTGTCCAAGGCTACCGTATCCCGCGTGCTAAACAACAACCCTCAAGTGAAGGAGGAGATCAAGGAGAGGGTTCTTCAAGCCATCGAAGAGCTGGGTTACCGCCCCAGTGCGATTGCGAGAAATTTGGCGACGAGCCGGACGAACATGATCGGCCTGATCCTTCCCGATATTACGAATCCATACTTCCCGGTATTGGCACGCGGCATAGAGGATGCCGCCCACCGGCTCGGTTATGCGCTCTTCATCAGTAACACCGATAACGAACCGGCTTTGGAGAGAGAATATATTCGCAAAATGGTGGAACAACAGGTAGGAGGCATTATTCTTATTTCCTCGGTTATGGACGAGGAGACCGTATCGGATTTAAGCAGTCTGAGGATGCCTATCGTCCTCTGTGACCGCGTCATCGACAATGCGCCTTTCGACGCCGTGCTGATTGATGATTACAAAGCAGCCTATGAAGCCGTCAACTACTTAATCGGGCAGGGTCATACCCGCATTGCCCATCTGGCGGGACCGAAGGACATTCAATCGGCGGAGAACCGCAAGAACGGATATCTGGACGCGATGCGTGAAGCGAATCTGGAGCCGTTTATTAGCCTCGGTTCGTTCAGCTACGAATCGGGATTGCACCAGATGGGCGCCGTGCTCGACGATTACCGGCCGACAGCTTTGTTCGCATCGAATGATCTGCTGGCGCTTGGGGCGATGCAGGAGATTCACCGCCGGGGCATGAGCGTACCGCAGAATGTTGCCATTATTGGCTGCGACGACATTCCGTTCAGCCGAATGTCGAGGCCGCTTCTGAGCACGATCTCGATACCGGCTTACCAAATCGGGGTTACTGCGGTACAGCTGCTCGACGATCAGATAAAGGGGGTGAGCTCCGGCGCGAAGAACGTGATTATGGAACATAAACTTATACACAGAGAAACAAGCGGTGGGGTGGACCAGAAATGA
- a CDS encoding nucleoside hydrolase: MKPVILDVDTGIDDMMAIAYAAHSPELRLLGLTTQFGNISSEVATRNTLYVLEMLGQGDVPVYAGASKPFRRADVLGDAKHVHGEDGLGGALRGASPTGRAGSMTAAEFMVDQVRRMPGEITIIAVGPLTNLALAIEADPEFVSLVDEVVIMGGAATVPGNVTPYAEANIHSDPEAAAFVFRSGLPITMVGLDVTMKTLLPRTRLQEWRSDGTELSRFMADAADFYMDAYENFNPGIGGCALHDPLAVGVVIDPSFCKIVAMPIEVDTEDGAPALGQTRVNETGTAAQSPSIHVCVEVDAERFLAHFMSRVV, translated from the coding sequence GTGAAACCGGTTATTCTGGATGTCGATACGGGTATCGACGATATGATGGCAATTGCCTATGCGGCGCATTCCCCTGAGCTGCGGCTCCTGGGACTGACGACGCAGTTCGGGAACATTTCTTCGGAGGTCGCGACCCGCAATACGTTATATGTCCTCGAGATGCTTGGACAAGGGGACGTACCGGTCTATGCCGGCGCAAGCAAGCCGTTCCGCCGTGCGGATGTGCTGGGCGATGCCAAGCATGTGCACGGCGAGGACGGTCTTGGCGGCGCGCTGCGCGGGGCTTCGCCCACAGGACGGGCCGGTTCGATGACGGCGGCCGAGTTCATGGTCGACCAAGTGCGGCGGATGCCGGGTGAAATTACGATTATCGCGGTCGGCCCGCTGACCAACCTGGCGCTGGCCATCGAAGCGGATCCCGAGTTCGTCAGCCTGGTGGACGAAGTCGTCATCATGGGCGGGGCCGCAACGGTACCCGGCAACGTGACGCCATACGCAGAAGCGAATATTCATAGCGATCCGGAGGCTGCGGCGTTTGTGTTCCGTTCCGGACTCCCGATCACGATGGTCGGCTTGGACGTTACGATGAAGACTTTGCTGCCACGGACCCGGCTGCAGGAGTGGAGAAGCGATGGGACGGAGCTGTCGCGCTTTATGGCAGATGCAGCGGATTTCTACATGGACGCATATGAAAACTTTAATCCCGGCATCGGCGGCTGCGCCCTGCATGATCCGCTGGCGGTCGGGGTCGTCATCGATCCTTCGTTCTGCAAGATCGTGGCGATGCCGATTGAAGTCGACACGGAAGACGGCGCGCCTGCGCTGGGCCAAACCCGGGTTAACGAAACCGGGACGGCGGCCCAGTCGCCAAGCATTCACGTATGCGTGGAAGTCGATGCCGAACGTTTTCTGGCGCATTTTATGAGCCGGGTTGTGTAA